The Trinickia acidisoli genome includes a window with the following:
- the rmuC gene encoding DNA recombination protein RmuC has translation MTTILLTALAIAVILLAIALALAIRSAGRANVGATLAELGERIETGGQTQARAYERLERELRGELAETSRLSRAELGGGFAQFQQTLAAQLTSVAAVQNQQIEGFAKRLAQLTETNATQLDAMRDSLQRHAHESRDEQASALKRFGDTLSQQLAQLVEANDRRFAEVRATLEARLKDIEANNATKLDEMRRTVDEKLHATLEQRLGESFKLVSDRLEQVHRGLGEMQSLAAGVGDLKKVLSNVKTRGTWGEVQLEALLEQMLTPDQYAKNVATVPKSGERVEFAIKLPGRNEGSGGQGTTAPVWLPIDAKFPREDYERLIDAQDRADPAAVDEASRALETRVRNEARTIAEKYVAPPHTTDFALLFLPTEGLYAEVLRRPGLTDQLQREYRVTIAGPTTLTALLNSLQMGFRTLAIEKRSSEVWQVLGAVKTEFGKFGDVLAKTKSQLETVTRSIEAAERRTRVMSTKLREVEALPGEQTEGLLGDAYAGLQEPDA, from the coding sequence ATGACGACGATCCTCCTTACGGCGCTGGCCATTGCCGTCATCCTGTTGGCGATCGCCCTGGCGTTGGCGATCAGAAGCGCCGGCCGCGCGAACGTCGGTGCGACGCTCGCCGAGCTGGGCGAGCGCATCGAGACGGGGGGGCAAACGCAGGCCCGCGCTTATGAGCGGCTCGAACGCGAGTTGCGGGGCGAGCTCGCTGAAACCTCGCGCCTCTCGCGCGCCGAGCTTGGGGGCGGTTTCGCGCAGTTCCAGCAGACGCTCGCCGCGCAATTGACGAGCGTGGCCGCCGTGCAGAATCAGCAAATCGAGGGCTTTGCCAAGCGCCTTGCGCAACTCACGGAAACGAACGCGACCCAACTCGACGCGATGCGCGACAGCTTGCAACGGCACGCGCACGAATCGCGCGACGAACAGGCGTCTGCCCTCAAGCGCTTCGGCGATACGCTCTCGCAGCAACTGGCGCAACTCGTCGAAGCGAACGACCGGCGTTTCGCCGAAGTGCGCGCGACGCTCGAGGCGCGGCTCAAGGACATCGAGGCGAACAATGCGACCAAGCTCGATGAAATGCGCCGCACCGTCGACGAAAAGCTGCATGCGACGCTCGAGCAGCGGCTCGGCGAGTCGTTCAAACTCGTCTCGGATAGGCTCGAGCAAGTGCATCGGGGGCTCGGCGAAATGCAGTCGCTCGCGGCCGGTGTCGGCGATCTGAAGAAGGTTTTGTCGAACGTGAAGACACGTGGCACCTGGGGAGAAGTGCAGCTCGAGGCGCTGCTCGAGCAGATGCTGACACCCGATCAGTACGCGAAGAACGTCGCGACGGTGCCCAAGAGCGGGGAGCGCGTCGAATTCGCCATCAAGCTTCCGGGGCGCAACGAGGGCAGCGGCGGGCAGGGTACGACGGCGCCCGTCTGGCTGCCGATCGACGCGAAGTTTCCGCGCGAGGATTACGAACGCTTGATCGATGCGCAGGATCGCGCCGATCCGGCGGCCGTCGACGAAGCGTCGCGCGCTTTGGAAACGCGCGTGCGCAACGAGGCACGCACGATTGCCGAAAAGTACGTGGCGCCGCCCCATACGACGGATTTCGCGCTGCTGTTCTTGCCGACCGAGGGGCTGTATGCCGAGGTACTGCGCCGCCCGGGGCTGACCGATCAATTACAGCGCGAGTACCGCGTGACGATTGCGGGGCCCACGACATTGACGGCGCTTTTGAACAGCTTGCAGATGGGTTTTCGCACCCTCGCGATCGAAAAGCGTTCGAGCGAGGTTTGGCAGGTGCTCGGTGCGGTCAAAACGGAGTTCGGCAAATTCGGCGATGTTTTGGCAAAGACGAAATCGCAGCTCGAGACGGTGACGCGTTCGATCGAAGCGGCCGAACGGCGCACTCGGGTCATGAGCACGAAACTACGCGAAGTCGAAGCGCTGCCCGGCGAGCAAACGGAAGGCTTGCTGGGCGACGCCTATGCGGGGCTCCAAGAGCCCGATGCCTGA
- a CDS encoding CreA family protein, giving the protein MNRFIPLLLPIITGACAALACAALPAHGEEVGSVNTNFHITGSDRVVVEAYDDPDVTGITCYVSRARKGGIKGTLGIAEDPTEASIACRQVGPIKFAGPVKRQADVFTERMSLIFKTLHVVRIVDAKRNALVYLTYSDRIVSGSAKNSVSAVPLPAGTTVPLR; this is encoded by the coding sequence ATGAATCGCTTCATCCCTTTACTGCTTCCGATCATCACGGGCGCTTGCGCCGCGCTCGCCTGCGCCGCGCTGCCTGCGCACGGCGAGGAAGTCGGCAGCGTCAACACGAATTTCCATATCACGGGCTCCGATCGCGTCGTCGTCGAGGCCTACGACGATCCGGACGTCACCGGCATCACCTGCTACGTTTCCCGCGCGCGCAAGGGCGGCATCAAGGGCACGCTCGGTATCGCCGAAGATCCCACCGAAGCGTCGATCGCCTGCCGCCAAGTCGGCCCGATCAAATTCGCGGGCCCTGTGAAGCGGCAAGCCGACGTCTTCACCGAGCGCATGTCGCTGATCTTCAAGACGCTGCACGTCGTACGGATCGTCGACGCCAAGCGCAACGCACTCGTCTACCTAACGTACAGCGACCGCATCGTCTCGGGCAGCGCGAAAAACAGCGTCAGCGCCGTTCCATTGCCGGCGGGGACGACGGTCCCGCTGCGCTGA
- a CDS encoding 2-hydroxyacid dehydrogenase: MQKILVARPIFPDVVERLAQYFDVDWNDGPALPPDELARRLADKDGALTAGDPIGAAIFAAAPRLRAVANMAVGYNNFDIEAFNAANVIATNTPDVLNEATADFGWALMMAAARRMTESEHWLRAGKWGAWRYDGFLGTDIYGSTLGIIGMGRIGQALARRALGFSMRVVYHNRSRVAPQIEAETGAQYLSKEDLLRQADHVVIVVPYSAQSHHTIGAAELALMKRTATLTNIARGGIVDDAALADALHERRIAAAALDVFEGEPNVHPRLLSAPSVVLTPHIASATEATRRSMANLAADNLIAALGMGPRAGQPPNPINPAVLGRTRS, from the coding sequence ATGCAAAAGATTCTCGTTGCGCGTCCGATTTTTCCCGATGTCGTCGAGCGCCTCGCGCAGTACTTCGACGTCGATTGGAACGACGGGCCCGCGCTGCCGCCCGACGAGCTCGCGCGCCGGCTCGCCGACAAGGACGGCGCGCTGACCGCCGGCGATCCCATCGGCGCCGCAATTTTCGCGGCGGCGCCGCGGTTGCGTGCGGTTGCGAACATGGCCGTCGGCTACAACAATTTCGATATCGAAGCGTTCAATGCCGCCAACGTGATCGCGACGAACACGCCCGACGTTCTCAACGAAGCGACGGCCGATTTCGGCTGGGCGCTGATGATGGCGGCGGCGCGGCGCATGACCGAGAGCGAACACTGGCTGCGCGCGGGCAAGTGGGGCGCCTGGCGCTACGACGGTTTTCTCGGCACAGACATATACGGCTCGACGCTCGGCATCATCGGCATGGGGCGAATCGGTCAGGCGCTCGCACGCCGTGCGCTCGGTTTTTCGATGCGCGTCGTCTATCACAACCGCTCGCGCGTCGCGCCGCAGATCGAAGCCGAAACCGGCGCGCAGTACCTGTCGAAAGAAGATTTGCTGCGGCAGGCCGATCACGTCGTGATCGTGGTGCCGTACAGCGCTCAAAGCCACCATACGATCGGCGCGGCCGAACTTGCGTTGATGAAGCGCACGGCCACGTTGACCAATATTGCGCGCGGCGGCATCGTCGACGACGCGGCGCTGGCGGATGCGCTGCATGAGCGGCGCATTGCCGCCGCTGCCCTCGACGTTTTCGAAGGCGAGCCGAATGTGCACCCGCGGCTGCTGTCCGCGCCGAGCGTCGTGCTCACGCCGCATATCGCGAGTGCGACCGAAGCCACGCGACGGTCGATGGCGAATCTCGCGGCCGACAATCTCATCGCCGCGCTTGGCATGGGGCCGCGCGCGGGCCAGCCGCCTAATCCGATCAACCCCGCAGTCTTGGGACGTACGCGTTCATGA
- the pncB gene encoding nicotinate phosphoribosyltransferase: MIITSLLDTDLYKFTMMQVVLHQFPAAHVEYRFRCRTPNVNLTPYVEEIRDEVRKLCQLRFTDDELDYLRRMRFIKSDFVDFLALFHLNEKYISIEASAKRNGEIEIAIEGPWLHTILFEIPVLAIVNEVYFRNTQRQPDYVVGRERLGEKVALLGARPEFADCKIADYGTRRRFSKRWHEEVILTLMAGIGEQFAGTSNVFYAKKHDLTPLGTMAHEYLQACQALGPRLRDSQTYGFEVWAKEYRGDLGIALSDVYGMKAFLRDFDMYFCKLFDGARHDSGDPFEWGEQLLRHYEENRCDPRTKVLVFSDALDIPKVLQLYERFRGRCRLAFGVGTNLTNDLGYSPLQIVIKMVRCNGQPVAKLSDTPGKNMCDDKAYLAYLRQVFGIETAVDDGGN; encoded by the coding sequence ATGATCATCACCTCGCTGCTCGACACCGATCTCTACAAGTTCACGATGATGCAGGTGGTCCTGCATCAGTTTCCCGCGGCCCACGTGGAATATCGCTTCCGCTGCCGCACGCCGAACGTGAATCTAACGCCCTACGTCGAGGAGATTCGCGACGAGGTACGCAAGCTCTGTCAGTTGCGCTTCACCGACGACGAACTCGACTATCTGCGGCGGATGCGCTTCATCAAGAGCGACTTTGTCGATTTCCTGGCGTTGTTCCATCTGAACGAGAAGTACATCTCGATCGAGGCGTCGGCCAAAAGGAACGGCGAAATCGAGATTGCGATCGAGGGCCCGTGGCTGCACACGATCCTGTTCGAAATCCCCGTGCTCGCCATCGTCAACGAAGTCTATTTCCGCAACACGCAGCGCCAGCCCGATTACGTGGTCGGGCGCGAGCGTCTCGGCGAAAAGGTCGCGCTGCTCGGCGCGCGCCCCGAATTCGCCGATTGCAAGATCGCTGATTACGGCACGCGCCGGCGCTTCTCGAAACGCTGGCACGAGGAAGTGATCCTCACCCTGATGGCCGGCATTGGCGAGCAGTTCGCGGGCACGAGCAACGTGTTCTACGCGAAGAAGCACGACTTGACGCCGCTCGGCACGATGGCTCACGAGTATCTGCAGGCGTGCCAGGCGCTGGGCCCCCGGCTGCGCGATTCGCAGACGTACGGCTTCGAAGTCTGGGCGAAGGAGTACCGCGGCGATTTGGGCATCGCGCTGTCGGACGTCTACGGCATGAAGGCGTTCCTGCGCGACTTCGACATGTACTTTTGCAAGCTGTTCGACGGCGCGCGCCACGATTCGGGCGATCCGTTCGAATGGGGCGAGCAGCTTCTGCGCCATTACGAGGAGAACCGCTGCGATCCGCGCACGAAGGTACTCGTCTTCTCCGACGCGCTCGATATCCCGAAAGTGCTGCAGCTCTACGAACGTTTTCGCGGCCGTTGCAGGCTCGCTTTCGGCGTCGGCACGAATCTCACGAACGACCTCGGCTACAGCCCGCTGCAGATCGTGATCAAGATGGTTCGCTGCAACGGGCAGCCCGTCGCCAAGCTCTCCGATACGCCCGGCAAGAACATGTGCGACGACAAGGCCTATCTGGCCTACCTGCGGCAAGTCTTCGGGATCGAAACGGCGGTCGACGACGGCGGGAATTGA
- a CDS encoding sodium:proton antiporter: MQRGAACVRKAAASAFVSTIVLWSSGASAATAAIPDGAALGPHWAAPFAGILLSIALLPLVAPAFWHRHFGKIAAAWAIAFLAPFAYAFGLGAAALAFVHAIVAEYAPFIVLLTALYTVAGGICVRGSLHGSPRVNTALLALGTALASIMGTTGAAMLLIRPLLRANDDRKHIVHVFVFFIFLVANVGGSLSPLGDPPLFLGFLNGVGFFWTTSHLALPMSFICALLLVMFYALDAYFYRRAGEKRAPNLDPTPDSVRIVIEGKRNFVLLALVIGLVLMSGLWKPGIVFDVPGAHLALQDVVRDAALVLLTLVSLVITPRTARTGNAFNWAPIEEVAKLFAAIFITIAPVVMMLRAGERGAFAPLLQLVTDAHGRPIDAMYFWATGILSSFLDNAPTYLVFFNLVGGDAHALMTTGASTLTAISAGAVFMGANSYIGNAPNFMVKAIAESRGVRMPSFFGYLGWSAAVLIPVFLLTTWLFF, encoded by the coding sequence ATTCAACGAGGGGCCGCTTGCGTACGCAAGGCGGCGGCGAGTGCTTTTGTATCGACGATCGTGCTCTGGTCCTCGGGCGCGTCCGCGGCGACGGCTGCAATACCCGACGGTGCGGCGCTGGGGCCGCACTGGGCTGCGCCGTTCGCGGGTATCTTGCTCTCGATCGCGCTGCTGCCGCTCGTCGCGCCCGCGTTCTGGCATCGCCATTTCGGGAAGATCGCGGCCGCATGGGCGATCGCATTTCTCGCGCCGTTCGCATACGCATTCGGTCTAGGCGCCGCCGCGCTGGCGTTCGTCCACGCGATCGTTGCCGAATACGCCCCGTTCATCGTCTTGCTGACAGCGCTCTATACGGTGGCGGGCGGTATCTGCGTGCGCGGCAGCCTGCATGGTTCGCCGCGCGTCAATACGGCGCTGCTCGCACTCGGCACGGCGCTCGCGAGCATCATGGGCACGACCGGCGCCGCGATGTTGCTGATCCGGCCGTTGCTGCGCGCGAACGACGACCGCAAGCACATCGTGCACGTGTTCGTCTTCTTCATCTTTCTCGTGGCGAACGTCGGCGGCTCGCTGTCGCCGCTCGGTGATCCGCCACTGTTTCTCGGTTTCTTGAACGGGGTGGGTTTCTTCTGGACGACGTCCCATCTGGCTTTGCCGATGTCGTTCATCTGCGCGCTGCTGCTCGTGATGTTCTATGCGCTCGATGCCTACTTCTACCGTCGCGCGGGCGAAAAGCGCGCCCCCAACCTCGACCCGACGCCCGATTCGGTTCGCATCGTCATCGAGGGCAAGCGCAACTTCGTGCTGCTGGCGCTCGTGATTGGGCTCGTTTTGATGAGTGGGCTCTGGAAGCCAGGCATCGTATTCGACGTGCCGGGGGCGCATCTCGCGCTGCAAGACGTCGTGCGCGATGCCGCGCTCGTGCTGTTGACGCTCGTCTCGCTCGTGATCACGCCGCGCACGGCGCGCACGGGCAATGCGTTCAACTGGGCGCCCATCGAGGAGGTGGCGAAGCTCTTCGCGGCGATCTTCATCACGATCGCCCCGGTAGTGATGATGTTGCGCGCGGGCGAGCGCGGCGCGTTCGCACCCCTGCTGCAACTCGTGACGGATGCGCACGGGCGGCCGATCGATGCCATGTATTTCTGGGCGACGGGTATCCTGTCGTCGTTTCTCGACAACGCGCCGACGTACCTCGTGTTTTTCAACCTCGTGGGCGGCGATGCGCACGCGTTGATGACCACGGGGGCCTCGACGCTCACGGCCATTTCGGCGGGCGCCGTGTTCATGGGCGCGAACAGTTACATCGGCAATGCGCCGAACTTCATGGTCAAAGCAATCGCCGAGTCGCGCGGCGTGCGCATGCCGAGCTTTTTCGGCTACCTCGGATGGTCGGCCGCCGTGCTCATTCCGGTGTTTCTGTTGACGACGTGGCTGTTTTTTTGA
- a CDS encoding RNA-binding S4 domain-containing protein, whose translation MANLNFTLTGDHVELHNLLKLMGLADTGGVAKMLVASGEVKVDGRVELRKTCKIRAGQVVMLGDTRIAVHEPG comes from the coding sequence ATGGCCAATCTCAATTTCACGCTCACGGGCGACCACGTCGAATTGCACAATCTGCTCAAGCTGATGGGCCTGGCCGACACCGGCGGCGTGGCCAAGATGCTCGTCGCATCGGGCGAGGTGAAGGTCGACGGCCGTGTCGAGTTGCGCAAAACGTGCAAGATCCGCGCGGGCCAAGTCGTGATGCTCGGCGACACGCGCATCGCGGTTCACGAGCCCGGCTGA
- a CDS encoding DUF4088 family protein, producing the protein MGQITLSLREETISTLHKDFEAFVRVSLKLDPQFATPSFEDFLRAKLLDNMMPLTEHAVQRMLQGGQYAWAKRTLEKEFPDVVAILMRQAEEFGFSFAVRSEWTPDEIAKAARDWATAIVKEAGGDATLVDPLAAQIKSTARDIQSLEEKMQTPAWRLAESLRQRVYEAKIACETTVGSTAREKLGELRGLLRLGLAHGSFQKQEAQQIMEYLRLLKPEIFVEEPYDIFSRMAAWMRNFFMPPARPAQPRIEPRRPR; encoded by the coding sequence ATGGGTCAAATCACCCTTTCTCTTCGCGAAGAGACGATTTCTACGCTGCACAAGGACTTCGAAGCCTTCGTGCGCGTATCGCTCAAGCTCGACCCGCAGTTCGCGACGCCTTCGTTCGAAGACTTCCTGCGCGCGAAGCTGCTCGACAACATGATGCCGCTGACCGAGCACGCGGTGCAGCGGATGCTTCAAGGCGGCCAATACGCCTGGGCCAAGCGCACGTTGGAGAAGGAGTTCCCCGACGTCGTGGCGATCCTCATGCGCCAGGCCGAGGAGTTCGGATTCAGCTTCGCGGTGCGCTCCGAATGGACGCCCGACGAGATCGCCAAAGCCGCGCGCGACTGGGCGACGGCCATCGTCAAGGAAGCCGGCGGCGACGCCACGCTCGTGGACCCGCTGGCGGCGCAGATCAAATCGACGGCGCGCGACATCCAATCGCTCGAGGAAAAGATGCAGACGCCCGCTTGGCGGCTGGCCGAATCGCTGCGTCAGCGTGTCTACGAGGCGAAGATCGCGTGCGAGACGACCGTTGGCAGCACGGCGCGCGAAAAGCTCGGCGAGTTGCGCGGCCTGCTCAGGCTCGGGCTGGCGCACGGCTCGTTCCAAAAGCAGGAGGCGCAGCAGATCATGGAATATCTGCGGCTGCTCAAGCCCGAGATCTTCGTCGAAGAGCCATACGACATCTTTTCGCGCATGGCAGCTTGGATGCGCAACTTCTTCATGCCGCCGGCCCGGCCCGCCCAGCCTCGCATCGAGCCGCGCCGCCCCCGCTGA
- a CDS encoding AzlC family ABC transporter permease, with protein sequence MMIGAAPFGVIFGTLVTAGPLHLWHGQFMSLAVFAGSSQFIALGLIAGHAGFAVVWATTLVVNLRHVLYSATLAPYVARLPVRWRLALGGLLTDEVFAVSYSHYRHAPPGQIGPHYFLGSGLAMYVNWQLWTLAGLLFGAAFPRLQSLGLDFAMVATFIAIVVPQLVSLRYIASAATAGIVALACAALPYKLGLLAAVAAGVAVGVALSRPRAASGGTGRGRQPPHAGNADRTGQTKGVERAAEAAS encoded by the coding sequence ATGATGATCGGCGCCGCCCCGTTCGGCGTCATCTTCGGCACGCTCGTCACCGCCGGCCCGCTCCACCTCTGGCACGGCCAGTTCATGTCGCTTGCCGTCTTTGCCGGCTCATCGCAATTCATCGCGCTCGGGTTGATCGCGGGGCATGCCGGCTTCGCCGTCGTCTGGGCGACGACGCTCGTCGTCAATCTGCGTCACGTGCTTTACAGTGCGACGCTGGCTCCGTATGTCGCACGCCTGCCCGTACGCTGGCGGCTCGCGCTGGGCGGCCTGCTCACCGACGAAGTGTTCGCCGTCTCCTATTCGCACTATCGGCACGCGCCACCCGGGCAAATCGGTCCGCACTACTTCCTCGGCTCGGGCCTCGCGATGTACGTCAATTGGCAACTCTGGACGCTGGCCGGGCTCCTGTTCGGCGCGGCCTTCCCTCGGCTGCAGTCGCTGGGGCTCGATTTCGCGATGGTCGCCACGTTTATCGCGATCGTCGTGCCGCAACTCGTTTCGCTGCGCTACATCGCGTCCGCCGCGACAGCGGGCATCGTCGCCCTCGCGTGCGCCGCCTTGCCCTACAAGCTCGGCTTGTTGGCGGCAGTAGCGGCGGGCGTCGCCGTTGGCGTGGCGCTCTCGCGGCCGCGGGCAGCCAGCGGCGGCACGGGTCGCGGCCGGCAACCGCCTCACGCCGGCAACGCCGATCGCACCGGACAGACCAAAGGGGTCGAGCGCGCCGCCGAGGCCGCATCATGA
- a CDS encoding GNAT family N-acetyltransferase: protein MTDIIRSATPLDASAILGLMLELAEYEKLTHLFVATEDSLSEALFGARPAVEALVAERDGRIVGYALYFHNFSTFLSRRGLYLEDLYVQPALRGGGLGKALLRRVAAIAVERRCGRFEWSVLDWNQSAIDFYTKMGATVLPDWRIVRVTDDALSRLAGAA from the coding sequence ATGACAGACATCATTCGCAGCGCAACACCGCTCGACGCGAGCGCAATACTCGGCCTGATGCTCGAGTTGGCCGAGTACGAAAAGCTCACGCATTTGTTCGTCGCGACCGAAGACTCGCTGAGCGAAGCCCTGTTCGGCGCGCGTCCGGCCGTCGAAGCGCTCGTCGCCGAGCGCGACGGCCGTATCGTCGGTTATGCGCTCTACTTCCATAATTTTTCGACGTTCCTGAGCCGGCGCGGCCTCTATCTCGAAGACCTGTACGTGCAACCCGCACTGCGCGGCGGTGGGCTCGGCAAGGCGCTGCTGCGCCGCGTCGCGGCGATCGCCGTCGAGCGCCGATGCGGGCGCTTCGAATGGTCGGTACTCGACTGGAATCAGAGCGCTATCGATTTCTACACGAAGATGGGCGCGACCGTGTTGCCCGATTGGCGGATCGTGCGCGTCACCGACGACGCGTTGAGCCGATTGGCCGGCGCAGCCTGA
- the fdxA gene encoding ferredoxin FdxA: MTHVVTESCIKCRYTDCVDVCPVDCFREGPNFLAIDPDECIDCAVCVAECPVNAIYAEEDVPGDQQQFTPLNAELAKVWPSITKTKAPLPEADQFKDLQEKLQYLER; the protein is encoded by the coding sequence ATGACTCACGTTGTGACCGAAAGCTGCATCAAATGCCGCTATACCGACTGCGTCGACGTCTGCCCGGTGGACTGCTTTCGCGAAGGTCCCAACTTCCTCGCGATCGACCCCGATGAATGCATCGACTGCGCCGTGTGCGTCGCTGAATGCCCGGTAAATGCGATCTACGCCGAGGAAGACGTGCCCGGCGATCAGCAGCAATTCACGCCGCTGAACGCCGAACTGGCGAAAGTCTGGCCGAGCATCACGAAGACGAAGGCGCCGCTGCCCGAGGCCGACCAGTTCAAAGACCTGCAAGAGAAGCTCCAGTACCTCGAGCGATAA
- a CDS encoding LutC/YkgG family protein produces the protein MDTSAARRNILARIRAASGRSAVPERSEHEAVADYLARHPPGPRPELPADREGLTTRFVEEARLMASTVELVESLDEVPAAAARYLAQLGVTPRVVAWAVLQALPWEPAGLAVEFRKPENGDLVGITGCFCATAETGSLVLLSGPETEASMALLPETHIAVVPASRIVAGHEEAFALMRAERGELPRAVNFVSGPSRTGDIEQTIVLGAHGPYRVHAIVVRGG, from the coding sequence ATGGATACATCGGCGGCACGACGCAACATTCTGGCGCGAATCCGCGCGGCGTCGGGCCGTTCGGCCGTGCCCGAGCGAAGCGAGCACGAGGCGGTCGCCGATTACCTCGCGCGGCATCCGCCGGGGCCGCGTCCGGAGTTGCCGGCCGATCGGGAGGGGCTCACCACGCGCTTCGTCGAAGAAGCGCGGCTCATGGCGAGCACGGTCGAACTCGTGGAATCGCTCGACGAGGTACCTGCCGCCGCCGCACGCTATTTGGCGCAGCTCGGCGTTACGCCGCGCGTCGTCGCCTGGGCCGTGCTGCAAGCGCTACCGTGGGAGCCGGCGGGCCTCGCGGTCGAATTCCGCAAACCCGAGAACGGCGATCTCGTCGGCATCACGGGGTGCTTTTGCGCGACGGCTGAGACAGGCTCGCTCGTGCTGCTGTCGGGGCCTGAAACAGAAGCATCGATGGCACTGTTGCCCGAGACGCACATTGCAGTCGTACCCGCGTCGCGTATCGTGGCCGGGCACGAGGAGGCATTCGCGCTGATGCGCGCTGAGCGCGGCGAGTTGCCACGGGCCGTGAATTTCGTTTCGGGGCCTTCGCGCACGGGCGATATCGAGCAAACCATCGTGCTCGGTGCACACGGTCCGTACCGCGTGCACGCGATCGTCGTGCGTGGCGGTTGA
- a CDS encoding helix-turn-helix transcriptional regulator, whose protein sequence is MDEPRFDDHARYWRSPLVPGADMLTAEYREHEFSPHWHEAYAVPVIEAGAEMYAYQGAHHVAEAGTVPVINPGEVHTGSRAMEGGWRYRVFYLPVDFIGQLASEIASAPQPMPWFPVDVIRDADLAARVARAHRLLEGLSASTTAGGAAGGNPLGGDPLAAETAFVDAMSTLIARHALHHPAVRRPNIDPPRVALMKERLAADLTAPLSLSELAADVGLSPFHAARLFTQATRMPPHAWRNQLRLQRALAPLREGVTVADVAAACGFTDQSHFTRHFRRMFGVPPGRWQAGDAAAR, encoded by the coding sequence ATGGACGAGCCCCGCTTCGACGATCACGCCCGCTATTGGCGCTCGCCGCTCGTGCCCGGCGCGGACATGCTCACGGCCGAGTATCGCGAGCACGAGTTCTCGCCGCACTGGCACGAGGCATACGCCGTGCCCGTCATCGAGGCCGGCGCCGAGATGTACGCCTATCAGGGCGCGCACCATGTGGCCGAGGCGGGAACCGTACCCGTCATCAACCCCGGAGAAGTCCACACGGGATCGCGCGCGATGGAGGGCGGCTGGCGCTATCGCGTGTTCTACCTTCCCGTCGATTTCATCGGGCAGCTCGCCAGCGAAATCGCATCGGCGCCGCAGCCGATGCCTTGGTTTCCCGTCGACGTCATCCGCGATGCCGATCTCGCGGCACGCGTCGCCCGAGCGCATCGACTGCTGGAAGGGCTCAGCGCTTCGACTACGGCCGGCGGCGCTGCCGGCGGCAATCCGCTAGGCGGCGATCCGCTCGCGGCCGAGACGGCCTTCGTCGATGCGATGTCGACGCTCATCGCACGGCACGCGCTCCATCACCCGGCGGTGCGCAGGCCGAACATCGATCCGCCGCGCGTCGCGCTGATGAAGGAACGGCTCGCGGCCGACCTCACCGCTCCGCTCAGCCTGAGCGAGCTTGCGGCGGATGTCGGCCTGTCCCCGTTTCACGCTGCGCGCCTGTTCACGCAGGCGACGCGCATGCCGCCGCACGCTTGGCGCAACCAATTGCGGCTACAGCGCGCGCTCGCGCCGCTGCGCGAAGGCGTGACCGTTGCCGACGTGGCTGCCGCCTGCGGCTTCACCGATCAAAGCCACTTCACGCGGCACTTTAGGCGCATGTTTGGTGTGCCGCCGGGCCGCTGGCAAGCGGGCGACGCCGCCGCGCGCTGA
- a CDS encoding AzlD domain-containing protein, with the protein MNYAVLILGMAVVTFLIRSTVFLLGERVAFPPLVRTALGFVPVTVLTAIIVPMAVTPHGGAPEITWRNPQLVGALIACAVSALTRRPLLTIAVGLAVFFAWQALVVH; encoded by the coding sequence ATGAACTACGCCGTTCTCATCCTCGGCATGGCCGTCGTCACGTTCCTGATTCGCTCGACCGTATTCTTGCTCGGCGAACGTGTCGCATTCCCGCCGCTCGTGCGCACCGCGCTCGGATTTGTCCCGGTCACCGTGCTGACGGCCATCATCGTGCCGATGGCCGTCACGCCCCATGGCGGTGCGCCGGAAATCACCTGGCGCAACCCTCAGCTCGTCGGCGCGCTCATCGCTTGCGCCGTCTCCGCCCTGACACGCCGGCCGCTATTGACCATCGCGGTCGGCCTCGCGGTGTTTTTCGCCTGGCAAGCACTGGTCGTGCACTAA